Proteins encoded in a region of the Balneola sp. genome:
- a CDS encoding LPS-assembly protein LptD, protein MQKNRFTYIGKYTFSICLIWGCLSANLLAQQTPPPPPDTSKVQPNLPDTTRPQTPALPPSRSSVNRSTPPDAVQFQSNDSLIVDFRSGRLATLFGNSKVEHTSGTLTSGEIQMNLEKNTVEATATSPEDTLSMPVLKRETDEIRSNRILFNYKTKKGKFEQARVEVGEGNLIGSKVKNVSETEVFIEDGIYSTCPPDYLYYYIKAKKMKVVDQDEIFFTNARLYILDIPYPIVFPFGYVPSGVDQKQSGLLTPTYVFDAQASRGIGLNNVGWFQYVNDYFTTEVNVDVFTSGTFALENRNLYKKTGVYNGSINVGYSIDQGLESTDPDFTRSVNKSIGIQHSQTISPYSSLSANINLRTEDYFRQNSFDINDNAQTSANSRASYNYKHPEGLFSFGTNASLSQNFFSNSTSLQGPSANFTLKTLTPFKSDRSGNDQRWYENISVRYSNSLRSQFSYRPIDADTAETTFLEALLSPSEYREATGNNDYYRTGLQQKATIQLGQLFPSQFITSSANFSMNEYWFPTSIRKEFNADSNRVETNKIIGFASGRDFSSSFNLSTRIYGISNRRIGNLEGFRHTLQPSVSFTYRPDFSDEKWGVYRTFISDTLGTEETYSIFEDEVFSGPGAGEQRSISFGISNVFETKIVNRDSTGEKNERNLRLIDDLSLRSSYNFAADSLKLSQLSTSLRSNAIPGINVTAGANFSFYERNANGSRINQFLFSDGGKLAQLESFNLSAGTSFRGGSGRIRTFTPVYRRKYDPFNQAIFSPIDPGYGYETIPPLNSPWSFSLNFSYRWTYRFDQDPLKTAAINANNISFNLTPKWKFRTTLGYDFIQKELTPSQFSLTRNLECWDLSFQINPFGDRQYYFFSLRVNSAQIQSLFQKLPVLKNLERNSSDTGRGL, encoded by the coding sequence ATGCAGAAAAACCGGTTTACATATATCGGTAAATATACATTCAGTATTTGCCTGATATGGGGATGTCTTTCTGCAAATCTTTTGGCTCAGCAAACGCCACCACCTCCGCCCGATACAAGTAAGGTTCAACCAAACCTTCCTGATACTACCCGACCTCAAACACCTGCACTTCCCCCTTCTCGCTCATCCGTTAACCGATCTACTCCTCCTGATGCTGTTCAATTCCAATCCAATGATTCACTTATTGTAGACTTTAGATCAGGCAGATTAGCAACCCTTTTTGGTAACTCAAAAGTAGAACATACTTCCGGCACGCTGACCTCAGGAGAAATCCAGATGAATCTGGAAAAAAATACCGTTGAAGCTACCGCCACTTCGCCGGAAGACACATTGTCAATGCCAGTATTGAAAAGAGAAACTGACGAGATCAGAAGTAATCGCATTCTTTTTAATTACAAAACAAAAAAAGGGAAATTTGAGCAGGCCCGCGTTGAAGTAGGAGAGGGAAACCTTATAGGGTCTAAGGTTAAAAATGTTAGTGAAACTGAAGTCTTTATTGAAGATGGGATCTATTCTACCTGTCCACCTGATTATCTCTATTACTATATAAAGGCAAAAAAGATGAAGGTAGTAGACCAGGATGAAATCTTTTTCACGAATGCCCGGCTTTATATTCTGGATATCCCATATCCAATAGTATTTCCATTTGGCTATGTGCCTTCAGGAGTTGATCAAAAACAATCCGGGTTATTAACTCCAACCTACGTATTTGATGCTCAGGCCTCTCGGGGAATTGGTTTAAATAATGTAGGATGGTTTCAATATGTCAACGATTACTTTACTACCGAAGTTAATGTTGATGTGTTTACGTCCGGGACATTTGCCCTCGAAAATAGAAATCTCTACAAGAAAACCGGGGTATATAACGGTTCTATAAATGTTGGGTACTCTATTGATCAGGGACTTGAATCAACCGATCCTGATTTTACCAGAAGCGTAAACAAATCAATTGGAATACAGCACAGCCAAACCATTTCTCCGTATTCCTCTTTATCAGCAAATATTAACCTTAGAACAGAGGACTACTTCCGGCAGAACTCTTTTGATATAAACGACAATGCGCAGACTTCAGCCAATTCAAGAGCCAGTTATAATTATAAGCACCCGGAAGGGTTATTTAGCTTTGGCACCAATGCTTCACTGAGTCAAAATTTCTTTAGTAACTCAACTTCTTTACAGGGTCCATCGGCTAACTTCACGTTAAAAACTCTTACTCCTTTTAAAAGTGATCGATCAGGGAATGATCAAAGATGGTATGAAAATATCTCCGTTAGGTATAGCAATAGCTTAAGGTCTCAATTTAGCTACCGTCCTATAGATGCAGATACCGCTGAAACTACTTTTCTTGAAGCGCTCTTATCTCCTTCAGAATACAGAGAAGCGACCGGAAATAATGATTATTACCGTACCGGATTACAACAAAAGGCCACTATACAACTAGGGCAACTCTTCCCGAGTCAGTTTATAACCTCTTCTGCCAATTTTAGCATGAATGAGTACTGGTTTCCAACCTCCATAAGAAAAGAATTTAATGCTGATTCTAATCGTGTAGAGACCAATAAAATTATAGGCTTTGCATCAGGAAGGGATTTTTCATCTTCTTTTAATCTTTCTACCAGGATTTATGGTATTTCAAATCGAAGAATTGGGAACCTGGAAGGTTTTCGTCATACACTGCAACCATCTGTGAGCTTTACTTACCGGCCTGATTTTAGCGACGAAAAATGGGGTGTATACAGAACTTTTATAAGTGATACCCTTGGTACAGAGGAAACCTATAGCATTTTTGAGGACGAAGTCTTTTCTGGTCCAGGAGCTGGAGAGCAACGATCTATAAGCTTCGGAATTTCGAATGTGTTCGAAACTAAGATTGTGAACCGCGACTCAACGGGAGAAAAAAATGAGCGAAATCTTCGGCTCATTGATGACCTTTCACTGCGTTCATCCTACAACTTTGCTGCTGATAGTCTTAAACTTAGCCAGTTATCTACTTCTCTTCGCTCAAATGCAATTCCCGGGATTAATGTTACAGCCGGAGCTAATTTTTCTTTCTATGAACGTAATGCAAATGGTTCGCGCATTAATCAATTTTTATTTTCTGACGGTGGCAAGCTTGCTCAGCTAGAATCCTTCAATTTATCAGCGGGGACTTCATTTAGAGGAGGATCAGGAAGGATTAGAACATTCACCCCTGTTTATCGCCGGAAATACGACCCTTTCAACCAGGCAATCTTTAGCCCCATTGATCCTGGCTATGGATATGAAACCATTCCCCCTTTAAACTCTCCATGGAGTTTTAGTCTCAACTTCAGCTATCGCTGGACCTACCGTTTCGACCAGGATCCTTTGAAAACTGCTGCTATTAATGCGAATAACATTTCTTTCAACTTAACCCCAAAATGGAAATTCCGA